One part of the Pseudoliparis swirei isolate HS2019 ecotype Mariana Trench chromosome 6, NWPU_hadal_v1, whole genome shotgun sequence genome encodes these proteins:
- the lmod2a gene encoding LOW QUALITY PROTEIN: leiomodin-2a (The sequence of the model RefSeq protein was modified relative to this genomic sequence to represent the inferred CDS: inserted 1 base in 1 codon), with the protein MSSSGFQEDVDELLAALTPEELQELERELDDAVAPGLRQRDQTTRTPTGDYDRAALLRFWGDENRKLLEDERMVREGQAGRPDGGRGEPGSDAGGEAPHAAAKRSSQRGKKVKESEKEKKDECKEAAGTRSQGPQKKSPPGESRRTGTTDGNPEATAAGNPTAVAETLERIRLDDPAVSEVNLNNLQDITQETLLRFADALRANTHVRVFSLANTRXDDRVALAVSGMLRENRSVRSLNLESNFLSGRGVLALLAALRHNRALAELRFHNQRHMCGGRAEMEMVQLLRENTTLLKLGYQFHLPGPRMAATGLLARNQDRQRQRRLRQEEEREGGPPEAAGREPGPPKETSPPSQTVETQKGNSPPAPPPPASLAPPTRKISAMVERREGVAAATKTPSDRRETESKKLKNGANEKDGLKPASRDDLMSAIRESNVGSLKRVDLSHT; encoded by the exons atGAGTAGCTCTGGGTTCCAGGAGGACGTGGACGAGCTGCTGGCGGCGCTGACCcccgaggagctgcaggagctggagagggagcTGGACGACGCCGTGGCCCCCGGCCTGAGGCAGC gAGACCagaccaccaggacccccacgggGGACTACGACCGGGCCGCCCTGCTCCGGTTCTGGGGGGACGAGAACCGGAAGCTgctggaggacgagaggatggtGAGGGAGGGACAAGCAGG ACGGCCCGATGGCGGCCGAGGGGAACCGGGGTCGGACGCCGGGGGCGAGGCGCCGCACGCCGCCGCGAAGAGGAGTTCTCAAAGGGGGAAGAAAGTGAAGGAGagcgagaaggagaagaaagacgaGTGTAAGGAGGCGGCGGGGACGAGGAGCCAGGGGCCCCAGAAGAAGAGTCCGCCGGGCGAGTCCAGGAGAACCGGAACCACCGACGGGAACCCGGAAGCAACCGCCGCCGGGAACCCGACCGCCGTCGCCGAAACCCTGGAGCGGATCCGGCTTGACGACCCCGCCGTCAGCGAAGTGAACCTCAACAACCTGCAGGACATTACCCAGGAGACCTTGCTGCGCTTCGCCGACGCCCTGCGCGCCAACACCCACGTGCGCGTCTTCAGCCTCGCCAACACCC GCGACGACCGCGTGGCGCTCGCCGTGTCCGGGATGCTCCGCGAGAACCGCTCCGTCCGGAGCCTGAACCTGGAGTCCAACTTCCTGTCCGGCCGCGGCGTCCTGGCGCTGCTGGCGGCGCTGCGGCACAACCGGGCGCTGGCCGAGCTGCGCTTCCACAACCAGAGGCACATGTGCGGCGGGAGGGCGGAGATGGAGATGGTGCAGCTGCTGAGGGAGAACACCACCCTGCTCAAGCTCGGCTACCAGTTCCACCTCCCGGGCCCGAGGATGGCGGCCACCGGCCTCCTGGCGCGCAACCAGGACCGGCAGCGGCAGCGGAGGCtccggcaggaggaggagcgggagggagggCCCCCGGAGGCG GCGGGacgagagcccggtcccccaaaGGAGACGTCGCCACCTTCTCAGACTGTTGAAACCCAGAAGGGAAACtctcctccggctcctcctcctcctgcgtctTTAGCCCCGCCCACGAGGAAGATCTCAGCGATGGTCGAACGGCGCGAGGGCGTCGCCGCGGCCACGAAGACTCCGTCCGACCGAAGGGAGACCGAGTCGAAGAAGCTCAAGAACGGCGCCAACGAGAAGGACGGCCTGAAGCCGGCGAGCCGCGACGACCTGATGTCGGCGATCCGCGAGAGCAACGTCGGGTCCTTAAAAAGG GTGGATCTGTCccacacctga
- the wasla gene encoding WASP like actin nucleation promoting factor a isoform X2: MNHHPLPRRATNVGSILLTPQENECLFGYLGRKCATLCSAVVQLYGSSSSSWVKRCCGVACLVKDNMQRSYFIRVLDIKEGRSLFEQELYLNFSISCCRSYFISFTGDTCQIGLNFACEEEAKRFRAAINDLLNRRQRKTGPALHMATVDIKNPEISSAPRFQGQQQPPFLLHDMRRKRRDKKPKGRKKLTKADIGTPSNFQHIGHVGWDPNTGFDLNNLDPELKNLFDMCGISEAQLKDRETSKVIYDFIEKKGGVEAVKKELRRQAPPPPPSRGGPPPPPHNSSAPPLPPPPPSRGGRGAPPPPPTSRAPASAPPPPPPSRLGTLGAPPPPPPTRGGHQPTPPPHHHQPPPIPPPPSSLHSSLSPQAPPPPPPPLAQQSPVSGSAPSAPPPPPPGPPPPPSEPDGGGGDSPHSLSPGGPLALLEQIRGGARLKKVEQNDRAPASGVGRDALLGQIRQGIRLKNVPDLPESGALGSGPTAGIVGALMEVMQKRSKAIHSSDEDEDDDEDEDFEDDDEWDD; the protein is encoded by the exons accctgTGCTCCGCCGTGGTCCAGCTCTAcggctcctccagctcctcctgggtGAAGCGCTGCTGTGGCGTTGCGTGTTTGGTGAAGGACAACATGCAGAGGTCCTACTTCATCAGGGTGCTGGACATCAAG gaggggcggagcttgtTCGAGCAGGAGCTCTACCTCAACTTCTCCATCAGCTGCTGCAGGTCGTACTTCATCAGCTTCACCGGAGAC accTGTCAGATCGGTCTGAACTTCGCTTGTGAAGAAGAGGCCAAAAGATTCAGAGCCGCCATCAACGACCTGCTGAACCGGCGGCAACGCAAGacgg gtccggCTCTGCACATGGCCACGGTGGACATCAAGAACCCGGAGATCAGCAGCGCTCCTCGGTTCCAGGGCCAGCAGCAGCCTCCGTTCCTCCTCCACgacatgaggaggaagaggagggacaagAAGCCCAAAGGCAGGAAGAAGCTCACCAAGGCTGACATCGGCACGCCCAGCAACTTCCA GCACATCGGTCACGTTGGCTGGGATCCAAACACAGGTTTTgat ctCAACAACTTGGACCCTGAGCTGAAGAACCTGTTCGACATGTGCGGCATCTCAGAGGCTCAGCTGAAGGACAGAGAGACGTCCAAGGTCATCTACGACTTCATCGAGAAGAAGGGAGGAGtggaggcggtgaagaaggagctgaggaggcagg cgcctcctccacctccttctcgtggcggccctcctcctcctccacacaactcgtctgcgcctcctctccctcctcctcccccgtccAGAGGAGGGCGCGGAGCCCCGCCTCCCCCTCCTACGTCCCGGGCCCCCGcctcggctcctccccctccgcctccctccagacTGGGAACTCTGggtgccccgcctcctcctccccccaccagGGGGGGTCACCagcccactccccccccccaccaccaccagcctcCTCCCATCCCACCTCCTCCGTCTTCCCtgcactcctctctctccccacaagccccgccccctccgccTCCCCCGTTGGCCCAGCAGTCTCCGGTGtccggctccgccccctccgctccgccgcctcctcctccaggcccgcCGCCCCCCCCTTCGGAGCCGGACGGCGGGGGCGGAGACTCTCCCCATTCGCTGAGCCCCGGCGGGCCCCTGGCGCTGCTGGAGCAGATCCGGGGCGGGGCCCGGCTGAAGAAGGTGGAGCAGAACGACCGAGCGCCGGCGTCCGGCGTGGGGCGGGACGCCCTGCTGGGCCAGATCCGCCAGGGCATCCGGCTCAAGAAC gtgcCGGACCTTCCGGAGTCCGGGGCGCTGGGGTCGGGCCCCACGGCCGGCATCGTGGGCGCCCTCATGGAGGTGATGCAGAAGAGGAGCAAAGCCATCCACTCCTCAG ACGAAGACGAGGACGACGACGAAGACGAGGACTTCGAAGACGATGACGAGTGGGACGACTAG
- the wasla gene encoding WASP like actin nucleation promoting factor a isoform X1: MNHHPLPRRATNVGSILLTPQENECLFGYLGRKCATLCSAVVQLYGSSSSSWVKRCCGVACLVKDNMQRSYFIRVLDIKEGRSLFEQELYLNFSISCCRSYFISFTGDTCQIGLNFACEEEAKRFRAAINDLLNRRQRKTERRGDPPNGPALHMATVDIKNPEISSAPRFQGQQQPPFLLHDMRRKRRDKKPKGRKKLTKADIGTPSNFQHIGHVGWDPNTGFDLNNLDPELKNLFDMCGISEAQLKDRETSKVIYDFIEKKGGVEAVKKELRRQAPPPPPSRGGPPPPPHNSSAPPLPPPPPSRGGRGAPPPPPTSRAPASAPPPPPPSRLGTLGAPPPPPPTRGGHQPTPPPHHHQPPPIPPPPSSLHSSLSPQAPPPPPPPLAQQSPVSGSAPSAPPPPPPGPPPPPSEPDGGGGDSPHSLSPGGPLALLEQIRGGARLKKVEQNDRAPASGVGRDALLGQIRQGIRLKNVPDLPESGALGSGPTAGIVGALMEVMQKRSKAIHSSDEDEDDDEDEDFEDDDEWDD; encoded by the exons accctgTGCTCCGCCGTGGTCCAGCTCTAcggctcctccagctcctcctgggtGAAGCGCTGCTGTGGCGTTGCGTGTTTGGTGAAGGACAACATGCAGAGGTCCTACTTCATCAGGGTGCTGGACATCAAG gaggggcggagcttgtTCGAGCAGGAGCTCTACCTCAACTTCTCCATCAGCTGCTGCAGGTCGTACTTCATCAGCTTCACCGGAGAC accTGTCAGATCGGTCTGAACTTCGCTTGTGAAGAAGAGGCCAAAAGATTCAGAGCCGCCATCAACGACCTGCTGAACCGGCGGCAACGCAAGacgg agaggagaggagaccctCCCAACG gtccggCTCTGCACATGGCCACGGTGGACATCAAGAACCCGGAGATCAGCAGCGCTCCTCGGTTCCAGGGCCAGCAGCAGCCTCCGTTCCTCCTCCACgacatgaggaggaagaggagggacaagAAGCCCAAAGGCAGGAAGAAGCTCACCAAGGCTGACATCGGCACGCCCAGCAACTTCCA GCACATCGGTCACGTTGGCTGGGATCCAAACACAGGTTTTgat ctCAACAACTTGGACCCTGAGCTGAAGAACCTGTTCGACATGTGCGGCATCTCAGAGGCTCAGCTGAAGGACAGAGAGACGTCCAAGGTCATCTACGACTTCATCGAGAAGAAGGGAGGAGtggaggcggtgaagaaggagctgaggaggcagg cgcctcctccacctccttctcgtggcggccctcctcctcctccacacaactcgtctgcgcctcctctccctcctcctcccccgtccAGAGGAGGGCGCGGAGCCCCGCCTCCCCCTCCTACGTCCCGGGCCCCCGcctcggctcctccccctccgcctccctccagacTGGGAACTCTGggtgccccgcctcctcctccccccaccagGGGGGGTCACCagcccactccccccccccaccaccaccagcctcCTCCCATCCCACCTCCTCCGTCTTCCCtgcactcctctctctccccacaagccccgccccctccgccTCCCCCGTTGGCCCAGCAGTCTCCGGTGtccggctccgccccctccgctccgccgcctcctcctccaggcccgcCGCCCCCCCCTTCGGAGCCGGACGGCGGGGGCGGAGACTCTCCCCATTCGCTGAGCCCCGGCGGGCCCCTGGCGCTGCTGGAGCAGATCCGGGGCGGGGCCCGGCTGAAGAAGGTGGAGCAGAACGACCGAGCGCCGGCGTCCGGCGTGGGGCGGGACGCCCTGCTGGGCCAGATCCGCCAGGGCATCCGGCTCAAGAAC gtgcCGGACCTTCCGGAGTCCGGGGCGCTGGGGTCGGGCCCCACGGCCGGCATCGTGGGCGCCCTCATGGAGGTGATGCAGAAGAGGAGCAAAGCCATCCACTCCTCAG ACGAAGACGAGGACGACGACGAAGACGAGGACTTCGAAGACGATGACGAGTGGGACGACTAG